One region of Cryptosporidium parvum Iowa II chromosome 4, whole genome shotgun sequence genomic DNA includes:
- a CDS encoding UDP-glucose 4-epimerase, with amino-acid sequence MSKSEIKILCTGGAGYIGSHTVIALIEEGYSVHILDNFSNSDPEVVNRIEKITKVKVPFFEIDIRDKERMLDLFLKERYNAVIHFAGLKAVGVSVSQPLEYYENNVVGTIRLLEVMKEANCNILVFSSSATVYLPKSTPLLETDPLGASNPYGQTKFMIELMMKDIYNASKNTKFSILRYFNPVGCHPSSLIGEDPEEPNNLLPYIQLVSIGRKEKLFVFGNDWPTRDGTGVRDYIHVTDLANGHVKALEKLLNLSNTDKTLDIYNLGCGSGISVLEMVKNFENASGKQIPYEIINRRPGDLASVIADPSKAEKELGWKAKHSIFDACKSAYDWQFNNPNGYSKK; translated from the coding sequence ACTagataatttttcaaattcagaCCCCGAAGTTGTAAACAGGATTGAAAAAATCACCAAAGTTAAGGTTCctttctttgaaattgatattAGAGATAAAGAAAGGATGTTAGATTTGTTTTTGAAAGAGAGGTACAATGCTGTGATTCACTTTGCAGGACTTAAGGCTGTTGGAGTTTCAGTTTCCCAACCATTAGAATACTACGAAAATAATGTTGTTGGAACTATTAGATTACTAGAGGTGATGAAAGAAGCTAATTGCAATATTTTAGTATTTTCCTCAAGTGCAACAGTTTATTTACCAAAATCTACGCCTCTTTTGGAAACTGACCCATTAGGGGCATCAAACCCATATGGCCAAACAAAGTTCATGATAGAACTTATGATGAAAGATATTTACAATGCATccaaaaatacaaaattttcaatactAAGGTACTTCAATCCCGTTGGCTGCCATCCGTCTTCCTTAATAGGTGAAGACCCAGAAGAGCCGAATAACCTACTTCCATATATACAACTTGTATCAATTGGAAGAAAAGAGAAATTGTTCGTTTTCGGCAATGACTGGCCAACTCGGGATGGAACAGGAGTAAGAGACTATATCCATGTAACTGATCTAGCAAATGGACATGTCAAGGCTCTcgaaaaattattgaatttaagtAACACGGACAAAACTCTagatatttataatttggGTTGTGGAAGCGGGATTTCCGTACTAGAAATGgttaaaaattttgaaaatgctAGCGGGAAACAAATTCCttatgaaataataaataggCGTCCTGGAGATTTGGCAAGTGTAATTGCTGATCCATCAAAAGCAGAGAAGGAGCTAGGGTGGAAGGCGAAACACAGTATTTTTGATGCGTGTAAGTCTGCTTATGATTGGCAATTTAACAATCCGAACGGATATTCTAAAAAGTAG
- a CDS encoding glycerophosphodiester phosphodiesterase-like protein codes for MPGIYLIIFYMMVRAKASLHLVAHRGASYFVPEESLAAYSLAAKHGVNFIECDVVSTKDGVLILRHSPNLSESTNIDDLIEFSHLRRTEILYDNNSNDAITGIFSWDLTYEEIKRIKCTHEKKYNNRNPSLNGIYDILTLDEFLKFSVSGFDGNFPGLYIEIKYPTLHERKGIDNITDKLLDALDRFGINKKTDAVYIQSFEPSNLEYIRARSEVNLVQLLTRDSENNFVYAIEDVENGGQMKYVTCDIEYISKFANVVSPYKEDLIDRTSTSNNTLPSSSHFVSKAHELGLIVVPYTFRPESILSYFKDIYEEYDYFIKTLKADGLFTDDSESIMQYVNNTYTRLYE; via the coding sequence ATGCCTggtatttatttaattattttctacaTGATGGTGAGGGCAAAAGCAAGTCTTCATTTAGTTGCTCATAGAGGCGCATCTTATTTCGTGCCAGAAGAATCCTTAGCTGCATATTCTCTTGCAGCAAAACATGGAGtgaattttattgaatGTGATGTCGTCTCAACTAAAGATGGTGTATTGATTTTGAGGCACAGCCCGAACTTATCCGAGTCTACAAATATCGATGATTTGATCGAATTTAGTCACCTCAGGAGAACAGAAATCCTTTATGATAATAACAGTAATGATGCAATCACGGGTATATTTTCATGGGATCTTACATATGAAGAAATCAAAAGAATCAAATGCACTCATGAAAAGAAGTACAATAACAGAAATCCAAGTCTAAATGGAATATATGATATACTTACACTAGATGAGTTCCTGAAGTTTAGTGTTTCTGGGTTCGATGGCAATTTCCCCGGATTATATATTGAGATTAAATATCCCACTTTACATGAGAGAAAAGGAATTGACAACATTACTGATAAATTACTAGATGCATTGGATAGATTTGgcattaataaaaagacTGATGCAGtttatattcaaagttTTGAGCCATCTAATTTAGAATATATACGCGCTAGGAGTGAGGTAAATTTGGTACAACTTTTAACTAGAGATAGTGAAAACAACTTTGTATATGCAATTGAAGATGTGGAAAATGGTGGACAAATGAAATATGTGACTTGCGATATAGAGTACATTTCGAAATTTGCAAATGTTGTATCTCCTTATAAAGAGGACTTGATCGATCGAACTAGCacttcaaataatactttGCCTAGCTCAAGTCACTTCGTTTCTAAAGCACATGAACTTGGTCTAATTGTTGTACCGTATACATTTAGACCGGAGTCTATATTGTCGTACTTCAAAGATATTTACGAAGAATACGactattttattaaaactttaaaaGCAGATGGTTTGTTCACTGATGACTCTGAAAGTATTATGCAATACGTAAATAATACTTATACACGACTTTATGAGTGA